The following are from one region of the Salvia hispanica cultivar TCC Black 2014 chromosome 1, UniMelb_Shisp_WGS_1.0, whole genome shotgun sequence genome:
- the LOC125198159 gene encoding probable disease resistance protein At1g59620 — protein MAFFKENTTLRENKLSHIWDTTGGLYDSELYIDGLVDESVVDEVNDNGTRYHMNPVLHRLSIKKEEEGIGFEILGITRLNRNPCHRVIIYSRENKFSYSTNQDKNIVSLFFHGGGYLNASPSYWKGFEKLKILDLEDFGLNILPETIGILMELRYLGLRNNYIKELPKSVGCLENLEVLDVAQNFMVQVPDIIWEMGSLVRLYMSDVICKKPFKIDVLQQLNTLTSVSFDNLISDLSGLQMLARLKKLGVQDLDGNAHVSKLFVSLFNLKSLHHLILRGHRYRNMPCLDDLGTLHNVKTLKLDGRLDRLPKRFPIFMSSLTLANSCANEDPMPLLGKLPHLEYLKLRNAYTGQHMGIPKKHFSSLEVLCIEELWNLRNLQIGKGAVEYLEKLEIRNCPNLDTLPEEVRSIRDLDDLKMVTTKTISTNIRNSRSISKIRFVNINP, from the coding sequence ATGGCCTTCTTTAAGGAAAATACAACTTTGAGGGAAAATAAGTTGTCGCATATTTGGGACACAACAGGAGGACTGTATGATAGTGAATTGTACATAGATGGTTTAGTTGATGAATCTGTTGTTGATGAAGTCAACGACAATGGCACACGGTATCACATGAATCCCGTGCTACACAGACTATCCattaaaaaagaagaggaGGGAATAGGTTTTGAGATCCTTGGAATTACTCGACTCAACAGAAATCCATGCCACCGTGTGATCATTTATAGCAGAGAGAACAAATTCAGCTACTCAACGAatcaagataaaaatattgtttctctATTCTTCCATGGTGGTGGTTATTTAAATGCTAGTCCATCCTATTGGAaaggttttgaaaaacttaaGATACTTGACTTGGAAGATTTTGGGTTGAATATTTTGCCTGAAACGATCGGCATTTTGATGGAACTAAGATACTTgggattgagaaataattacataaaagaGCTCCCAAAATCAGTGGGGTGCTTGGAGAATCTTGAGGTTCTTGATGTTGCTCAAAACTTTATGGTGCAAGTACCGGATATCATATGGGAAATGGGTAGCCTTGTCCGCCTCTACATGTCTGATGTCATTTGCAAGAAGCCTTTCAAGATAGATGTGCTTCAGCAGCTGAATACCTTAACCTCAGTCTCATTTGATAATCTAATATCTGACCTCTCAGGCTTGCAAATGTTGGCTAGGCTTAAGAAATTGGGTGTACAAGATTTGGATGGAAACGCACATGTAAGCAAGCTCTTTGTGTCATTGTTCAACTTGAAATCTCTTCACCACCTAATCTTAAGAGGGCACCGTTATAGAAACATGCCTTGTTTGGATGACCTTGGTACTCTACACAATGTCAAAACACTCAAATTGGATGGACGCCTTGATAGGTTGCCAAAACGCTTCCCTATCTTCATGTCTTCCTTGACATTGGCTAATAGCTGTGCTAATGAAGATCCCATGCCACTACTAGGGAAGCTACCTCACTTAGAGTACCTCAAATTGCGGAACGCATACACAGGTCAACACATGGGGATCCCGAAAAAACATTTTTCCTCTCTTGAAGTGTTGTGCATCGAAGAGTTATGGAACCTGAGGAATCTACAAATTGGAAAAGGTGCAGTAGAATATcttgaaaaattagaaatccGCAATTGTCCAAATCTGGACACCCTCCCGGAAGAGGTTCGGTCAATACGGGATCTGGATGACTTAAAGATGGTGACAACCAAAACCATTTCAACAAACATCAGGAATTCACGATCAATCTCCAAAATAAGGTTTGTGAATATCAATCCATAA